From one Pseudomonas sp. B21-048 genomic stretch:
- the hisC gene encoding histidinol-phosphate transaminase, with protein MSGNFLALAQPGVQQLSPYVPGKPVDELARELNLDPANIVKLASNENPLGASPKALAAIRDALAELTRYPDGNGFALKTLLADQCRVELNQVTLGNGSNDILELVARAYLAPGLNAVFSAHAFAVYPIVTQAVGAQAKVIPAKDWGHDLSAMLAAIDADTRVVFIANPNNPTGTWFDAQTLDDFLQDVPAHVLVVLDEAYIEYAEGSDLPDGLDFLAAYPNLLVSRTFSKAYGLASLRVGYGLSSAIVADVLNRVRQPFNVNSLALAAACAALQDVDYLAESRRLNESGMQQLQTGFREQGLSWVPSKGNFICVDLGRVAAPVFEGLLREGVIVRPVANYGMPNHLRITIGLPAENSRFLEALAKVMARG; from the coding sequence ATGAGTGGCAATTTCCTCGCTCTGGCACAGCCGGGCGTGCAACAACTTTCGCCTTACGTTCCGGGCAAGCCCGTGGACGAACTGGCCCGTGAGCTGAACCTCGATCCGGCCAATATCGTCAAACTGGCGAGCAACGAAAACCCGTTGGGCGCCAGTCCCAAGGCATTGGCAGCGATTCGCGACGCGCTGGCCGAGCTGACCCGCTATCCGGACGGCAACGGTTTTGCGCTCAAGACCCTGCTGGCCGATCAGTGCCGCGTCGAGCTGAACCAAGTGACGCTGGGCAATGGCTCCAACGACATTCTGGAGCTGGTGGCGCGTGCCTATCTGGCGCCAGGCCTGAACGCGGTGTTCAGCGCCCATGCATTTGCGGTCTATCCGATCGTGACCCAGGCCGTTGGTGCCCAGGCAAAAGTGATCCCGGCCAAAGACTGGGGCCACGATCTGTCGGCCATGCTGGCCGCGATCGATGCCGATACCCGCGTGGTGTTCATCGCCAACCCGAACAACCCGACCGGGACTTGGTTCGACGCCCAGACGCTGGATGACTTCCTGCAGGACGTGCCGGCCCATGTGCTGGTGGTGCTGGACGAGGCCTACATCGAATACGCCGAAGGCAGCGACTTGCCGGATGGCCTGGACTTCCTCGCGGCCTATCCGAACCTGCTGGTTTCGCGCACGTTCTCCAAGGCCTATGGCCTGGCATCGCTGCGGGTCGGCTACGGCTTGTCTTCGGCCATCGTCGCCGATGTGCTGAATCGCGTGCGTCAGCCATTCAACGTCAACAGCCTCGCACTGGCCGCCGCGTGTGCTGCGCTGCAAGACGTCGACTACCTGGCCGAAAGCCGTCGCCTGAACGAATCCGGCATGCAGCAGCTGCAAACGGGTTTCCGTGAGCAGGGGCTGAGCTGGGTTCCATCCAAAGGCAACTTCATCTGTGTCGATCTGGGGCGCGTTGCGGCTCCGGTGTTCGAGGGGCTGCTGCGCGAAGGCGTGATCGTGCGTCCGGTGGCCAACTACGGTATGCCGAACCACCTGCGTATCACCATCGGTTTGCCGGCGGAAAACAGCCGCTTCCTCGAGGCGCTGGCCAAGGTTATGGCTCGTGGTTGA
- a CDS encoding bifunctional prephenate dehydrogenase/3-phosphoshikimate 1-carboxyvinyltransferase, which yields MIGRLVVVGLGLIGGSFAKGLRESGLCREVVGVDLDPQSRKLAVELGVVDRCEEDLAKACQGADVIQLAVPILAMEKLLALLASMDLGQAILTDVGSAKGNVVRAATEAFGGMPARFVPGHPIAGSEQSGVEASNAELFRRHKVILTPLDQTDPAALAVVDRLWRELGADVEHMQVERHDEVLAATSHLPHLLAFGLVDSLAKRNENLEIFRYAAGGFRDFTRIAGSDPVMWHDIFLANREAVLRTLDTFRSDLDALRDAVDAGDGHQLLGVFTRARVAREHFSKILARRAYVDAMNSNDLIFLAQPGGRLTGRIRVPGDKSISHRSIMLGSLAEGVTEVEGFLEGEDALATLQAFRDMGVVIEGPHHGRVTIHGVGLHGLKPAPGPIYLGNSGTSMRLLSGLLAAQNFDSTLTGDASLSKRPMNRVANPLREMGAVIETAAEGRPPMTIRGGNKLKGLTYTMPMASAQVKSCLLLAGLYAEGKTTVTEPAPTRDHTERMLRGFGYPVTVNGATASVESGHKLTATHIEVPGDISSSAFFLVAASIAEGSELVLEHVGINPTRTGVIDILRLMGADITLENQREVGGEPVADLRVRAAKLKGIEIPEALVPLAIDEFPVLFVAAACAEGRTVLRGAEELRVKESDRIQVMADGLLALGVKCEPTPDGLIIDGGQIGGGEVHGHGDHRIAMAFSVASLRASAPIRIHDCANVATSFPNFLALCAQVGIRVAQEAQS from the coding sequence ATGATCGGTCGCCTGGTGGTGGTCGGTCTGGGCTTGATCGGCGGTTCGTTTGCCAAAGGCTTGCGTGAAAGCGGTCTATGCCGCGAAGTGGTCGGGGTCGATCTCGACCCGCAGTCGCGCAAGCTGGCGGTCGAGTTGGGCGTGGTGGATCGCTGCGAAGAAGACCTGGCTAAGGCTTGCCAGGGCGCTGACGTGATTCAGCTGGCGGTGCCGATCCTGGCCATGGAGAAATTGCTCGCGCTGCTGGCGAGCATGGACCTGGGGCAAGCGATTCTGACCGACGTCGGTAGCGCCAAGGGCAATGTGGTGCGCGCGGCGACCGAAGCGTTTGGCGGCATGCCGGCGCGTTTCGTGCCGGGGCATCCGATTGCCGGTTCCGAGCAGAGCGGGGTGGAAGCCTCCAATGCCGAGCTGTTCCGTCGCCATAAAGTGATTCTGACGCCGCTGGATCAAACCGATCCGGCCGCGTTGGCAGTGGTTGACCGGTTGTGGCGCGAACTGGGCGCCGACGTCGAGCACATGCAGGTCGAGCGTCACGACGAAGTGTTGGCGGCGACCAGCCATTTGCCGCACTTGCTGGCATTCGGTTTGGTCGATTCGTTGGCCAAACGCAATGAAAATCTTGAGATCTTCCGTTACGCTGCGGGCGGTTTCCGCGATTTCACAAGAATCGCCGGTAGCGACCCGGTCATGTGGCACGACATCTTCCTCGCCAACCGCGAAGCTGTCCTGCGCACACTCGATACATTTCGCAGCGACCTCGACGCCTTGCGCGACGCGGTCGATGCAGGGGATGGGCACCAATTGTTGGGCGTGTTCACGCGCGCCCGGGTTGCCCGCGAGCATTTCAGTAAAATCCTGGCCCGCCGGGCCTATGTGGACGCTATGAATTCCAACGATCTGATTTTCCTGGCACAACCTGGTGGCCGCCTGACTGGGCGGATTCGTGTACCGGGCGACAAATCGATTTCCCACCGCTCGATCATGCTCGGTTCCCTGGCCGAAGGCGTCACCGAAGTGGAAGGTTTCCTCGAGGGCGAAGACGCTCTGGCGACCCTGCAAGCTTTCCGCGACATGGGTGTCGTCATCGAAGGTCCGCACCATGGTCGTGTGACCATCCACGGCGTCGGCCTGCATGGCCTGAAGCCTGCGCCGGGCCCGATCTATCTGGGCAACTCCGGCACCTCGATGCGTCTGCTGTCTGGCCTGTTGGCTGCGCAGAACTTCGACAGCACGCTGACCGGCGACGCTTCGCTGTCCAAGCGTCCGATGAATCGCGTGGCCAATCCGCTGCGTGAAATGGGTGCCGTGATCGAGACCGCCGCTGAAGGTCGTCCACCGATGACCATTCGTGGCGGCAACAAGCTCAAGGGCCTGACTTACACCATGCCGATGGCCAGCGCCCAGGTTAAATCCTGCCTGTTGCTGGCGGGTCTGTATGCCGAAGGCAAGACCACCGTCACCGAGCCGGCACCGACTCGCGACCATACCGAGCGCATGCTGCGTGGCTTCGGCTACCCGGTGACCGTCAACGGCGCGACTGCCTCGGTCGAGTCCGGCCACAAGTTGACCGCGACCCACATTGAAGTGCCGGGCGATATCTCGTCGTCGGCGTTCTTCCTGGTGGCGGCGTCGATTGCCGAAGGTTCGGAGCTGGTGCTTGAGCACGTCGGCATCAACCCGACCCGTACCGGTGTGATCGACATTCTGCGCCTGATGGGCGCTGACATCACCCTGGAAAATCAGCGTGAAGTCGGCGGTGAACCGGTAGCTGACCTGCGCGTACGGGCAGCTAAACTCAAAGGTATCGAGATCCCTGAGGCGCTGGTTCCACTGGCGATCGACGAGTTCCCGGTGCTGTTCGTGGCTGCTGCATGTGCCGAAGGGCGCACCGTGCTGCGCGGCGCCGAAGAACTGCGCGTGAAGGAGTCGGACCGGATTCAGGTGATGGCGGATGGTCTGCTGGCGCTGGGCGTCAAGTGCGAGCCTACCCCGGACGGCCTCATCATCGACGGCGGCCAGATCGGCGGCGGCGAAGTGCACGGTCACGGCGATCACCGGATTGCCATGGCCTTCAGCGTGGCCTCTTTGCGCGCTAGCGCGCCGATCCGCATCCATGATTGCGCCAACGTCGCGACCTCGTTCCCGAACTTCCTCGCGCTGTGCGCGCAGGTTGGTATCCGTGTGGCGCAAGAGGCTCAATCGTGA
- the cmk gene encoding (d)CMP kinase, producing MISIAPVITIDGPSGSGKGTVAGMLAKRLGWNLLDSGALYRLLAFAAHNHGVDLTNEELLKKLAAHLDVQFIAATDGQLQRIILEGDEVSDVIRTESIGSGASQVAALPAVREALLQRQRAFQEAPGLVADGRDMGTVVFPDAPLKIFLTASAEERARRRYLQLKGKVDGVSLSSLLDEIRARDERDTQRAVAPLKPAADAIQLDSTELSIDQVLERIMSEIAIRDIAG from the coding sequence GTGATCAGCATCGCACCGGTCATCACCATTGATGGGCCAAGCGGCTCTGGCAAGGGGACTGTCGCCGGCATGCTGGCCAAGCGCCTGGGCTGGAACCTGCTGGATTCCGGTGCGCTGTATCGATTGCTGGCGTTCGCGGCGCATAACCATGGCGTCGACCTAACCAATGAGGAATTGCTCAAAAAACTTGCCGCTCATCTGGATGTGCAATTCATCGCGGCGACCGACGGTCAGCTGCAGCGCATCATTCTGGAAGGTGACGAAGTCAGCGATGTCATTCGTACTGAAAGTATCGGCTCGGGTGCTTCGCAGGTCGCTGCGTTGCCCGCCGTGCGTGAGGCGCTGCTGCAGCGCCAGCGTGCGTTCCAGGAAGCGCCGGGCCTGGTGGCCGATGGTCGCGACATGGGCACGGTGGTATTTCCCGACGCGCCATTGAAGATTTTCCTCACCGCCAGTGCCGAGGAGCGTGCGCGCCGTCGATACTTGCAGTTGAAGGGCAAAGTCGATGGTGTTAGTCTGTCGAGTCTGCTAGATGAGATACGTGCACGCGATGAGCGTGACACCCAGCGAGCGGTAGCCCCGCTCAAACCGGCGGCTGACGCCATACAGCTGGATTCCACGGAATTATCCATCGATCAGGTGCTGGAACGCATCATGAGCGAGATCGCCATTCGCGATATCGCCGGGTGA
- the rpsA gene encoding 30S ribosomal protein S1 → MSESFAELFEESLKTLNLQAGSIITGVIVDIDYQARWVTVHAGLKSEALIPLEQFYNDAGELNINVGDEVHVALDSVEDGFGETKLSREKAKRAECWIVLEAAFAAEEVVKGVINGKVKGGFTVDVNGIRAFLPGSLVDVRPVRDTTHLEGKELEFKVIKLDQKRNNVVVSRRSVLEAENSAEREALLESLQEGQQVKGIVKNLTDYGAFVDLGGVDGLLHITDMAWKRIKHPSEIVNVGDEIDVKVLKYDRERNRVSLGLKQLGEDPWVAIKARYPESTRVTARVTNLTDYGCFAELEEGVEGLVHVSEMDWTNKNIHPSKVVQVGDEVEVMVLDIDEERRRISLGIKQCKSNPWEDFSGQFNKGDKISGTIKSITDFGIFIGLDGGIDGLVHLSDISWNEVGEEAVRRFKKGDELDTVILSVDPERERISLGIKQLESDPFSEYVQENDKGAIVKGIVKEVDAKGAIITLADDIEATLKASEISRDRVEDARNVLKEGEEVEAKIISVDRKSRVIQLSIKSKDVEDEKEAIQSLKDKPSDSIAAGPTTLGDLLRAQMEKQN, encoded by the coding sequence ATGAGCGAAAGCTTTGCGGAACTCTTTGAAGAAAGCCTAAAAACCCTGAACCTTCAGGCAGGCTCCATCATCACCGGTGTTATCGTTGATATCGATTACCAAGCTCGCTGGGTAACCGTTCACGCTGGCCTGAAGTCTGAAGCACTCATCCCGCTTGAGCAGTTCTACAACGACGCTGGCGAACTGAACATCAACGTCGGTGACGAAGTTCACGTTGCGCTGGACTCGGTTGAAGACGGCTTTGGTGAAACCAAGCTGTCCCGTGAAAAAGCCAAGCGCGCTGAATGCTGGATTGTTCTGGAAGCAGCCTTCGCAGCCGAAGAAGTGGTCAAGGGCGTTATCAACGGTAAGGTTAAAGGCGGCTTCACTGTCGACGTTAACGGCATCCGTGCGTTCCTGCCAGGTTCTCTGGTTGACGTCCGTCCAGTGCGCGACACCACGCACCTGGAAGGCAAAGAGCTGGAATTCAAGGTCATCAAGCTCGACCAGAAACGCAACAACGTTGTCGTTTCCCGTCGCAGCGTCCTCGAAGCCGAGAACTCCGCCGAGCGTGAAGCTCTGCTGGAATCCCTGCAGGAAGGCCAACAAGTCAAAGGTATCGTCAAGAACCTCACCGATTACGGCGCATTCGTCGATCTGGGTGGCGTCGATGGCCTGCTGCACATTACCGACATGGCTTGGAAGCGTATCAAGCATCCTTCCGAAATCGTCAACGTTGGCGACGAGATCGATGTCAAGGTTCTGAAGTACGATCGCGAACGCAATCGTGTTTCCCTGGGCCTCAAGCAACTGGGCGAAGATCCATGGGTTGCTATCAAAGCCCGCTACCCAGAAAGCACTCGCGTTACCGCTCGTGTAACCAACCTGACCGACTACGGCTGCTTCGCTGAGCTGGAAGAAGGCGTTGAAGGTCTGGTACACGTTTCCGAAATGGACTGGACCAACAAGAACATCCACCCTTCGAAAGTCGTACAAGTCGGCGACGAAGTGGAAGTCATGGTTCTGGACATCGACGAAGAGCGTCGTCGTATCTCCCTCGGCATCAAACAGTGCAAATCTAACCCATGGGAAGATTTCTCTGGCCAGTTCAACAAGGGCGATAAAATCTCCGGCACCATCAAGTCGATCACCGATTTCGGTATCTTCATTGGTCTGGACGGCGGCATCGACGGTCTGGTTCACCTGTCCGACATCTCCTGGAACGAAGTGGGCGAAGAAGCCGTTCGCCGTTTCAAGAAGGGCGACGAGCTGGACACCGTTATCCTGTCGGTTGACCCAGAGCGCGAGCGCATCTCCCTGGGTATCAAGCAACTGGAAAGCGATCCGTTCTCCGAGTACGTTCAAGAGAACGACAAAGGCGCCATCGTTAAAGGCATCGTGAAAGAAGTTGACGCTAAAGGCGCCATCATCACTCTGGCCGACGATATCGAAGCGACTCTGAAAGCCTCCGAAATCAGCCGTGACCGCGTTGAAGACGCGCGCAACGTTCTGAAAGAAGGCGAAGAAGTAGAAGCCAAGATCATCAGCGTTGACCGCAAGAGCCGCGTAATCCAGCTCTCGATCAAGTCGAAAGACGTTGAAGACGAGAAAGAAGCCATCCAAAGCTTGAAAGACAAGCCTTCGGATAGCATCGCTGCTGGTCCTACCACTCTGGGCGACCTGTTGCGTGCACAAATGGAAAAACAGAACTGA